The Nitrospirota bacterium genome includes a window with the following:
- a CDS encoding permease, translating into MLKGFSDLITRDILSLQAGSRLEDALNFFISDTLKIFLLLVVVIFAVSVIRSYFPPERTRRLLSHKKLFIGNGLAAMTGVVTPFCSCSAVPLFIGFVEAGVPLGVTFSFLIASPMVNEVALVMLFGLFGWKVAAIYLGAGLAVAVFGGIVIGRLGLEKWVEQYVYTMRTGVLEERKMTFDRRLALARANTGEILRKVWLFVLLAIGIGGFIHGYVPEDFMARVAGPGNPLAVPAAVLMGVPLYANAAGAIPIVYALMEKGLGMGTVLAFMMAVTALSLPEMIILRKVLKVKLLAVFVGVMAVTITAIGYLFNAIL; encoded by the coding sequence ATGCTCAAGGGCTTCTCAGACCTCATAACCCGTGATATTCTAAGCCTTCAGGCCGGGAGCCGCCTGGAGGACGCCCTTAATTTCTTTATTTCAGATACATTAAAGATATTTCTTCTTCTCGTGGTCGTCATCTTCGCCGTCTCCGTCATCCGGAGCTATTTCCCTCCGGAGAGGACGCGGCGCCTGCTCTCTCATAAGAAACTATTTATAGGAAATGGACTAGCCGCCATGACCGGGGTGGTCACGCCGTTTTGCTCCTGCTCGGCGGTCCCGCTGTTCATCGGGTTTGTCGAGGCGGGAGTGCCCCTGGGGGTGACGTTCTCATTCCTCATAGCCTCCCCCATGGTGAACGAGGTGGCTCTGGTCATGCTCTTCGGCCTCTTCGGATGGAAAGTGGCGGCCATCTACCTGGGGGCAGGCCTGGCCGTGGCCGTGTTCGGCGGCATCGTCATCGGAAGACTCGGCCTGGAGAAGTGGGTGGAGCAATACGTGTATACCATGCGGACAGGCGTCCTGGAAGAGCGGAAGATGACGTTTGACCGGAGGCTCGCTCTGGCCCGGGCGAACACCGGAGAGATATTGCGGAAGGTCTGGCTCTTCGTCCTCCTGGCCATCGGCATAGGGGGTTTTATCCACGGCTATGTCCCGGAGGACTTCATGGCCAGGGTGGCCGGCCCGGGAAATCCCCTGGCCGTGCCCGCCGCGGTCCTCATGGGGGTGCCCCTTTACGCCAACGCGGCCGGGGCCATACCCATCGTCTATGCCCTCATGGAGAAGGGCCTGGGCATGGGCACCGTGCTGGCCTTCATGATGGCCGTTACGGCCCTGTCCCTGCCGGAAATGATTATCCTGAGAAAGGTGCTCAAGGTGAAGCTCCTGGCCGTCTTCGTGGGCGTCATGGCCGTAACCATCACAGCCATTG